From one Meles meles chromosome 18, mMelMel3.1 paternal haplotype, whole genome shotgun sequence genomic stretch:
- the LOC123928782 gene encoding CMRF35-like molecule 5 isoform X1: protein MWPLPVLFLLIIQGYFSKCQDGVVRGRATGTLTTHCVYGPGWESYKKWWCRGENWISCKILVKTTGSEQLVKKGRASIQDNKSQRKFTMTLEDLRYDDAGTYWCGIERSGTDLGFKFAVIIDPEPDATDSPKPVPSTTPASWDSSPPFTQGTNSSQPVTPTNPISRSGKMASSVAAKKPPVWTLLLPLFLVTLEGLCRR, encoded by the exons GCTACTTCTCCAAATGCCAGGACGGGGTGGTGAGAGGCAGAGCAACGGGCACACTGACCACACACTGTGTGTATGGCCCAGGATGGGAATCTTACAAGAAGTGGTGGTGCCGTGGAGAAAACTGGATTTCCTGCAAGATCCTTGTAAAAACCACCGGGTCAGAGCAACTGGTGAAGAAGGGCCGAGCATCCATCCAGGACAATAAAAGCCAACGCAAATTCACCATGACTTTGGAGGATCTCCGGTACGACGATGCAGGCACCTACTGGTGTGGGATTGAGAGAAGTGGCACAGACCTGGGGTTCAAATTTGCTGTGATTATTGACCCAG AACCGGATGCAACAGACTCTCCCAAGCCTGTGCCAAGCACCACACCAGCCAGTTGGGACTCCTCACCTCCGTTTACCCAGGGCACCAACAGCAGCCAGCCCGTGACTCCGACCAACCCCATCAGCAG GTCGGGGAAGATGGCCTCCTCTGTAGCCGCCAAGAAGCCTCCTGTGTGGACCCTCCTGCTGCCTCTTTTCCTTGTGACCCTGGAGGGGCTCTGCCGAAGATGA
- the LOC123928782 gene encoding CMRF35-like molecule 7 isoform X3 — protein sequence MWPLPVLFLLIIQGYFSKCQDGVVRGRATGTLTTHCVYGPGWESYKKWWCRGENWISCKILVKTTGSEQLVKKGRASIQDNKSQRKFTMTLEDLRTGCNRLSQACAKHHTSQLGLLTSVYPGHQQQPARDSDQPHQQVGEDGLLCSRQEASCVDPPAASFPCDPGGALPKMMDHGSLQDSGQ from the exons GCTACTTCTCCAAATGCCAGGACGGGGTGGTGAGAGGCAGAGCAACGGGCACACTGACCACACACTGTGTGTATGGCCCAGGATGGGAATCTTACAAGAAGTGGTGGTGCCGTGGAGAAAACTGGATTTCCTGCAAGATCCTTGTAAAAACCACCGGGTCAGAGCAACTGGTGAAGAAGGGCCGAGCATCCATCCAGGACAATAAAAGCCAACGCAAATTCACCATGACTTTGGAGGATCTCCG AACCGGATGCAACAGACTCTCCCAAGCCTGTGCCAAGCACCACACCAGCCAGTTGGGACTCCTCACCTCCGTTTACCCAGGGCACCAACAGCAGCCAGCCCGTGACTCCGACCAACCCCATCAGCAG GTCGGGGAAGATGGCCTCCTCTGTAGCCGCCAAGAAGCCTCCTGTGTGGACCCTCCTGCTGCCTCTTTTCCTTGTGACCCTGGAGGGGCTCTGCCGAAGATGATGGACCATGGCAGCCTTCAGGACTCTGGCCAATGA
- the LOC123928782 gene encoding CMRF35-like molecule 1 isoform X4 — MWPLPVLFLLIIQGWESYKKWWCRGENWISCKILVKTTGSEQLVKKGRASIQDNKSQRKFTMTLEDLRYDDAGTYWCGIERSGTDLGFKFAVIIDPEPDATDSPKPVPSTTPASWDSSPPFTQGTNSSQPVTPTNPISRSGKMASSVAAKKPPVWTLLLPLFLVTLEGLCRR; from the exons GATGGGAATCTTACAAGAAGTGGTGGTGCCGTGGAGAAAACTGGATTTCCTGCAAGATCCTTGTAAAAACCACCGGGTCAGAGCAACTGGTGAAGAAGGGCCGAGCATCCATCCAGGACAATAAAAGCCAACGCAAATTCACCATGACTTTGGAGGATCTCCGGTACGACGATGCAGGCACCTACTGGTGTGGGATTGAGAGAAGTGGCACAGACCTGGGGTTCAAATTTGCTGTGATTATTGACCCAG AACCGGATGCAACAGACTCTCCCAAGCCTGTGCCAAGCACCACACCAGCCAGTTGGGACTCCTCACCTCCGTTTACCCAGGGCACCAACAGCAGCCAGCCCGTGACTCCGACCAACCCCATCAGCAG GTCGGGGAAGATGGCCTCCTCTGTAGCCGCCAAGAAGCCTCCTGTGTGGACCCTCCTGCTGCCTCTTTTCCTTGTGACCCTGGAGGGGCTCTGCCGAAGATGA